From Bacteroidota bacterium, one genomic window encodes:
- a CDS encoding aldehyde dehydrogenase family protein, producing the protein MAKKQTKKTAAIKFDTDWKYAPSPESQDHIRLEEKYDLFIDGKFTPPSSGKYFETINPANEKKLAMVADANEKDVNKAVSAARNSYDKYWSKLPAKERGKYIYRIARIMQERARELAVIETMDGGKAIRESRDIDVPLAASHFFYYAGWADKVKYAVPGANAKALGVAGQIIPWNFPLLMAAWKIAPALAAGNTVVLKPAETTPLTALKLAEIIRDADLPPGVVNIITGAGATGAALVNHPDVNKIAFTGSTGVGKMIQKSIAGTNKKYTLELGGKAANIIFEDAPIDQAVEGIINGIFFNQGHVCCAGSRLFIQESIAAKVIRKLKDRMETLIVGDPLDKNTDVGAINSKMQSEKIKNYLKIGVNEGGEMHQSSCTLPSKGFWCKPTIFTNVSQSSRIVQEEIFGPVLAIQTFRTIEEVIEKANNIPYGLSAGVWTDKGSKIFKVTGALRAGVVWANTYNKFDPTSPFGGYKESGVGREGGLHGLMPYLEVEHN; encoded by the coding sequence ATGGCTAAAAAGCAAACCAAAAAAACAGCAGCGATCAAATTTGATACTGACTGGAAATACGCACCATCACCGGAAAGTCAGGATCATATTCGACTTGAAGAAAAATATGACTTATTCATCGATGGAAAATTTACACCACCGTCTTCGGGAAAATATTTCGAAACGATCAATCCTGCCAATGAAAAAAAACTGGCAATGGTGGCCGATGCAAATGAGAAGGATGTAAATAAAGCTGTAAGCGCAGCCAGAAATTCTTACGATAAATACTGGAGTAAATTACCTGCTAAAGAACGCGGAAAATATATTTACCGGATTGCCCGTATAATGCAGGAACGCGCACGTGAACTTGCTGTCATTGAAACAATGGATGGCGGAAAAGCGATCAGGGAATCAAGAGATATTGATGTGCCATTAGCAGCATCACATTTTTTCTATTATGCAGGTTGGGCTGATAAAGTGAAATATGCTGTGCCCGGAGCAAATGCAAAAGCATTGGGAGTTGCGGGACAGATCATTCCATGGAATTTTCCACTACTAATGGCTGCGTGGAAAATAGCGCCGGCATTAGCTGCAGGAAATACTGTTGTACTTAAGCCTGCTGAAACAACACCATTGACTGCATTAAAACTTGCAGAAATAATACGCGATGCAGATCTGCCACCCGGTGTTGTAAATATAATTACAGGCGCAGGCGCAACCGGCGCTGCTTTGGTTAATCATCCTGATGTGAATAAAATTGCTTTTACAGGAAGTACCGGTGTCGGTAAGATGATACAGAAATCAATTGCAGGAACAAATAAAAAATATACACTCGAACTCGGTGGTAAAGCGGCAAATATAATTTTTGAAGATGCACCGATCGATCAGGCTGTTGAAGGAATTATAAACGGAATTTTCTTCAATCAAGGCCATGTATGTTGCGCAGGTTCCAGGTTGTTTATTCAGGAAAGTATTGCTGCAAAAGTAATACGTAAACTGAAAGACAGAATGGAAACTCTTATCGTCGGCGATCCTTTGGATAAAAACACAGATGTTGGTGCAATCAATTCAAAGATGCAGTCTGAAAAAATAAAGAACTATCTGAAGATCGGTGTCAATGAAGGTGGTGAAATGCATCAGTCTTCCTGTACACTTCCTTCAAAAGGTTTCTGGTGTAAGCCAACTATTTTTACAAATGTTTCTCAGTCGTCAAGAATTGTACAGGAGGAAATTTTCGGACCTGTTCTGGCAATTCAAACTTTCAGAACAATTGAAGAAGTAATAGAAAAAGCAAATAACATTCCTTATGGCTTAAGTGCAGGGGTATGGACAGATAAAGGATCAAAGATCTTCAAGGTTACCGGTGCTTTACGTGCTGGAGTTGTATGGGCAAATACATATAACAAATTTGACCCGACTTCACCATTTGGAGGTTATAAAGAAAGTGGTGTAGGCCGTGAAGGCGGATTGCATGGATTAATGCCTTATCTAGAAGTTGAACACAATTAA
- a CDS encoding TlpA family protein disulfide reductase: protein MKNILAICLLFTFGFSFAQTTENKTTQTLPDVVVKSLAGQTTNTSSFSNDGKPMIIDFWATWCKPCIEELNAINEVYADWQKETGVKLIAISLDDAKTMSRVAPFVNGRRWPFENYIDANGDFKRAMNVNMPPHTFVLDGKGNIVWQHVGFMEGNEEELFEVVKKVAAGLPVN, encoded by the coding sequence ATGAAAAATATCCTCGCAATCTGTCTATTATTTACTTTCGGTTTTTCTTTTGCTCAGACAACTGAAAATAAAACAACACAAACATTACCGGATGTAGTTGTGAAGTCACTGGCCGGACAAACAACAAATACATCTTCGTTCAGCAATGATGGAAAACCAATGATCATTGATTTTTGGGCGACATGGTGTAAACCGTGTATAGAAGAGCTTAATGCTATAAACGAAGTTTATGCAGACTGGCAAAAAGAAACCGGCGTGAAACTGATAGCAATTTCACTCGACGATGCCAAAACTATGAGCAGAGTTGCTCCATTTGTCAATGGAAGAAGATGGCCTTTTGAAAATTATATTGACGCTAACGGTGATTTCAAAAGAGCTATGAATGTTAATATGCCGCCGCACACTTTCGTCTTAGACGGTAAAGGAAATATTGTATGGCAACATGTCGGATTCATGGAAGGAAATGAAGAAGAATTATTTGAGGTGGTGAAGAAGGTTGCAGCAGGATTGCCTGTTAACTAA
- a CDS encoding NADP-dependent malic enzyme encodes MSKKNLNQEALDYHSQGRPGKIEVIPSKPYSSQRDLSLAYSPGVADPCLAIAANIDDVYKYTAKGNLVAVISNGTAVLGLGNIGPEASKPVMEGKGLLFKIFADIDVFDIEVNETDVDKFVATVKAISPTFGGINLEDIKAPECFEIEKRLKNELKIPIMHDDQHGTAIISAAALLNALELARKKIDEVLIVVSGAGASAISCAKLYISLGAKQENIVMLDSTGVIRADRADLDENKKIFATKRDLHTLDEAMKGADVFLGLSKGNIVSKEMVQSMAKKAIVFALANPDPEITYNEARDSREDIIIATGRSDFPNQVNNVLGFPFIFRGALDVRATQINEAMKLAAVRAIAELAKEPVPEIVNLAYNAKNITFGTDYIIPKPLDPRLITTVAPAVAKAAMESGVAQAPITNWNNYSDELRKRLGLDNKLIRVVTSKAKQHPQRIVFTEADTYKILKAAQIVRDEGIAKPILLGNKEKIRRLIEENNLDLGDTPIIDPRVEDEKRNHFGELLFLKRKRRGLTLYEAKKIMNERNYYGAMMVDVGEADAMISGLTRKYGDTIRPALQIIGTQESVKKVAGMYIMVTKKGPIFFADTTVNVNPTAEDLAEITVLTAWAVQQFNIKPRIALLSFSNFGSSSEASAQKVRDAVAILHQKYPGMMVDGELQANFALNPSLLSDNFPFCEFANEGANVLIFPNLESGNIAYKLSQEMGAAEAIGPILLGMKKPVHVLQLGSSVREIVNMVTIAVVDAQSRKNS; translated from the coding sequence ATGAGCAAAAAAAATCTTAACCAGGAAGCACTCGATTATCATTCACAAGGGCGTCCGGGTAAAATTGAAGTCATTCCCTCTAAGCCATACAGTTCACAAAGAGATCTTTCTTTAGCTTATTCTCCGGGAGTCGCAGATCCTTGTCTGGCAATTGCAGCAAACATCGATGATGTATATAAATACACAGCCAAAGGAAATCTGGTGGCAGTGATCAGTAATGGAACTGCTGTACTTGGCCTCGGCAATATCGGTCCCGAAGCATCAAAACCGGTCATGGAAGGAAAAGGACTTCTGTTCAAGATCTTTGCTGACATTGATGTATTCGATATTGAAGTGAATGAAACTGACGTAGACAAATTTGTTGCAACAGTTAAAGCAATTTCGCCAACATTCGGCGGAATCAATTTAGAAGATATAAAGGCTCCGGAATGTTTTGAGATCGAAAAACGTCTTAAGAACGAATTGAAAATTCCTATCATGCACGATGATCAGCATGGAACAGCCATCATTTCTGCTGCTGCATTACTAAATGCACTTGAACTGGCAAGAAAAAAAATTGATGAAGTTCTTATTGTTGTCAGTGGTGCCGGAGCGTCTGCTATCTCATGTGCAAAATTATACATATCGCTTGGTGCTAAACAGGAAAATATTGTCATGCTTGACAGTACTGGTGTGATCCGTGCAGACAGAGCTGATCTTGATGAGAACAAAAAAATATTTGCCACTAAACGCGATCTGCATACACTTGATGAAGCAATGAAAGGTGCAGATGTTTTTCTTGGTCTTTCAAAAGGAAATATTGTATCAAAAGAAATGGTACAGTCGATGGCAAAAAAAGCGATCGTATTTGCATTAGCAAATCCTGATCCGGAGATCACTTATAATGAAGCCCGGGATTCGCGTGAAGATATTATCATAGCCACAGGACGTTCTGATTTTCCTAATCAGGTAAATAATGTTTTAGGATTTCCTTTTATTTTCCGTGGAGCACTTGATGTGCGTGCAACACAGATCAATGAAGCGATGAAGCTTGCCGCAGTTCGTGCAATTGCAGAACTCGCAAAAGAACCTGTTCCTGAAATTGTGAATCTTGCATATAATGCAAAGAACATCACCTTCGGAACTGATTACATTATTCCAAAACCACTGGATCCACGATTGATCACAACTGTTGCACCTGCCGTTGCAAAAGCTGCAATGGAATCAGGAGTAGCTCAGGCACCGATCACTAACTGGAATAATTACAGCGATGAATTGCGCAAACGATTAGGGTTAGATAACAAACTTATTCGTGTAGTTACAAGCAAAGCAAAGCAACATCCTCAACGAATTGTATTTACGGAAGCTGATACCTATAAAATTCTGAAAGCTGCACAGATCGTGCGCGATGAAGGAATTGCAAAACCTATTTTGCTTGGTAACAAAGAGAAGATCCGCAGGTTGATCGAAGAAAATAATCTTGATCTGGGTGATACACCGATCATCGATCCGCGTGTAGAAGATGAAAAGAGAAATCATTTCGGTGAATTACTATTCCTGAAACGCAAGCGTCGCGGACTGACATTGTACGAAGCGAAGAAGATCATGAACGAACGTAATTATTACGGCGCCATGATGGTGGATGTTGGTGAAGCAGATGCTATGATCTCCGGTCTGACAAGAAAATACGGTGACACGATTCGTCCCGCATTGCAGATCATAGGAACACAGGAATCAGTGAAGAAAGTTGCAGGAATGTATATCATGGTCACTAAAAAAGGCCCTATCTTTTTTGCCGATACCACTGTGAATGTAAATCCAACAGCAGAAGATCTTGCAGAAATTACTGTACTTACCGCATGGGCAGTACAGCAATTCAATATCAAACCACGCATAGCTTTACTTTCTTTTTCGAACTTCGGTTCATCGAGTGAAGCATCTGCACAAAAAGTGAGAGATGCCGTTGCCATCCTTCATCAGAAATATCCGGGCATGATGGTCGATGGAGAATTGCAGGCAAATTTTGCATTGAACCCTTCCCTCCTTTCCGACAATTTTCCATTCTGCGAATTTGCAAATGAAGGTGCAAATGTTCTGATCTTCCCGAATCTTGAATCAGGAAACATAGCATACAAACTTTCACAGGAAATGGGCGCTGCCGAAGCAATCGGACCAATACTTTTAGGAATGAAAAAACCTGTTCACGTACTTCAATTAGGAAGTTCTGTTCGTGAGATCGTGAACATGGTGACGATTGCTGTTGTTGACGCGCAGTCGAGGAAGAATTCGTGA
- a CDS encoding PorT family protein: MYKRFLFLFLIVFPCLLSAQGFKAGLRVGVVGSQVDGDTYEGFNKAGITAGLFVNRKLSDLSSLQLEMNYIQKGSRKPLDDNNTYYLMRVTYIEVPVLLQWHAGQLIDIFAGPSFGVLLNSHEETHFGEFKGPDFEKNEIAARIGISYKLSEKWSVDGRYSSSITTIRPSPAAYTPFFEKGQYNRLIEIGLSVIF; the protein is encoded by the coding sequence ATGTATAAAAGGTTTTTATTTTTATTTCTGATTGTTTTTCCTTGCCTTCTTTCTGCACAAGGATTCAAAGCGGGTTTGCGTGTAGGTGTTGTCGGGTCTCAAGTCGATGGCGATACTTATGAAGGATTTAACAAAGCCGGGATCACTGCCGGATTATTTGTCAATAGAAAGCTTTCTGACCTGTCTTCTCTTCAACTTGAAATGAATTACATTCAAAAGGGAAGCCGTAAACCGCTTGATGATAATAACACTTATTACCTGATGCGTGTCACTTACATTGAAGTGCCTGTACTGTTGCAATGGCACGCCGGTCAACTGATCGACATTTTTGCCGGACCTTCATTTGGTGTACTCCTTAATTCTCATGAGGAAACTCATTTCGGTGAATTTAAAGGTCCTGACTTTGAAAAAAATGAAATTGCCGCCCGGATTGGAATTTCTTACAAACTTTCCGAAAAGTGGAGTGTCGACGGGCGTTATTCAAGTTCCATTACTACTATCCGTCCTTCGCCTGCTGCATATACTCCGTTTTTTGAAAAAGGTCAGTACAATAGGTTGATAGAGATTGGACTTTCTGTAATATTTTAG
- the deoC gene encoding deoxyribose-phosphate aldolase, with protein sequence MKRSDFSLSDSPAIDQVGVEERISRFTKRSIKKESKQIALKMALSMVDLTTLEAKDTPGKVKQLCTKAMYPHASFPDVPSVAAVCVYPNLVKVAKTALQGSNVKVAAVATAFPSGMSTRKVKLEETKWAVGEGADEIDMVISRGHFLAGEYGFVYDEIAAVKEACGNAHLKVILETGELSTLDNVRRASDLAMHAGADFIKTSTGKIQPAATLPVTLVMLEAIRDFYYETGKQIGMKPAGGIATAKLAFQYLVVLRETLGNDWMNADMFRFGASALANDLLMQIVKEKTGVYQSIDYFSKD encoded by the coding sequence ATGAAACGATCTGATTTTTCCTTAAGCGACAGCCCGGCCATCGACCAGGTCGGAGTTGAAGAGCGGATTTCGCGATTTACGAAGCGAAGTATAAAAAAGGAGTCTAAGCAGATTGCCTTGAAAATGGCACTCAGCATGGTCGATCTTACTACTCTTGAAGCAAAAGATACACCCGGAAAGGTGAAACAACTTTGTACAAAAGCAATGTATCCGCATGCGTCATTTCCTGATGTTCCTTCGGTAGCGGCAGTTTGTGTTTATCCTAATTTAGTAAAAGTTGCTAAAACAGCATTGCAAGGATCTAATGTAAAAGTTGCCGCAGTTGCAACTGCTTTTCCCAGCGGTATGTCGACTCGAAAGGTAAAGCTGGAAGAAACAAAGTGGGCTGTAGGTGAAGGCGCTGATGAGATCGATATGGTTATTTCCCGCGGACATTTTCTTGCCGGTGAATATGGATTTGTATATGATGAAATAGCAGCTGTAAAAGAAGCATGTGGTAATGCACATCTGAAAGTAATTCTTGAAACCGGTGAATTAAGCACACTTGATAATGTGAGACGCGCATCTGATCTTGCAATGCATGCAGGAGCTGATTTCATCAAAACTTCTACAGGGAAAATTCAACCTGCAGCAACATTGCCGGTAACATTGGTAATGCTTGAAGCTATTCGTGATTTTTATTATGAAACAGGAAAGCAGATCGGAATGAAACCTGCAGGTGGAATTGCAACTGCTAAACTTGCATTTCAATATCTGGTTGTTCTGCGCGAAACACTCGGTAACGACTGGATGAATGCTGATATGTTCCGGTTCGGTGCCAGCGCTCTTGCTAATGATCTGCTCATGCAAATCGTTAAAGAAAAAACAGGAGTCTATCAGAGCATCGATTATTTTTCAAAAGATTAA
- a CDS encoding Omp28-related outer membrane protein has protein sequence MKKIKKYLPAILLVVSIVSCDKIDGPRLEEDNSGISIGDNAVVIEGDTLVVADDLSPAVQRVMIEEFTGHLCGSCPPAAIILNDSLRALFGDKLVVVSVHSGHFADVCPGGLDCGGTPSGSFGDDYTSGVGNAIHDEFGFISYPMAMINRVDYPTGTHKKTSLSWKGFAQTELNALPKARMNSEIVYDSTSREVKAAVRVEMLSTYTGNLKLQMVIVEDSIIGWQQWYNHTPQFVPDYLFHDVLRSSMNGDFGEPINADASIDSGTKFIKGYFSTLDAAWNADHCKLVAYIYDVDTYKVVQVIEKEIVE, from the coding sequence ATGAAAAAAATTAAAAAATATTTACCGGCAATACTCCTCGTGGTTTCAATAGTTTCTTGCGATAAAATTGACGGCCCAAGGTTGGAAGAAGATAATTCAGGAATAAGTATTGGCGACAATGCAGTTGTAATTGAAGGTGACACTCTAGTTGTTGCTGATGATTTATCTCCTGCTGTTCAGAGAGTAATGATTGAAGAATTCACCGGCCACCTTTGTGGAAGTTGCCCTCCGGCAGCAATCATTTTGAATGATTCTTTGCGTGCTCTTTTTGGCGATAAGCTTGTAGTAGTTAGCGTGCATTCGGGCCACTTTGCTGATGTTTGTCCGGGCGGATTGGACTGCGGCGGTACGCCTTCAGGATCATTTGGTGATGATTACACTTCCGGTGTCGGGAATGCAATTCATGATGAATTCGGTTTCATTTCTTATCCAATGGCAATGATCAATCGTGTAGATTATCCAACCGGAACTCACAAGAAAACTTCTTTATCATGGAAAGGATTTGCACAAACAGAACTGAATGCATTACCAAAAGCACGAATGAATTCTGAAATAGTATATGATTCAACATCACGTGAAGTAAAAGCAGCAGTCAGAGTTGAAATGCTTTCTACTTATACCGGAAACTTAAAATTGCAGATGGTGATAGTTGAAGATAGTATTATCGGATGGCAACAATGGTATAATCATACACCTCAATTTGTGCCGGACTATTTATTCCATGATGTTTTAAGATCATCAATGAATGGCGATTTTGGTGAACCAATAAATGCAGATGCATCAATTGATTCAGGAACAAAATTCATTAAAGGATACTTTAGCACCTTGGATGCTGCGTGGAATGCAGATCATTGTAAGTTGGTGGCATACATTTATGATGTAGATACCTATAAAGTTGTTCAGGTCATCGAAAAAGAAATTGTCGAATAA
- the ruvA gene encoding Holliday junction branch migration protein RuvA, with amino-acid sequence MITSLEGKMIEKNPAFIVVQCAGVGYFVNISLNTYSKLSDNENVRLLTHLQITEDAHTLYGFFDEEERRLFRLLITVSGIGCNTARMMLSSMNVQEIEQCILSDNSSKLKSIKGIGRKDCIAGNSGIKSKLMKEGIIPSTLSNLKVKNEAMAALVTLGFVKNNVEKTLDSLLKTTPSSNVEDLIRNALKAL; translated from the coding sequence ATGATCACCTCCTTAGAAGGAAAAATGATTGAAAAGAACCCGGCATTCATTGTTGTGCAATGCGCCGGCGTCGGATATTTCGTTAACATTTCACTCAATACATATTCGAAACTCAGTGACAATGAGAATGTTCGATTGTTAACGCACCTTCAAATAACTGAGGATGCACATACGTTATACGGCTTCTTTGACGAAGAAGAAAGACGACTTTTCCGCTTGTTGATTACGGTCTCCGGAATTGGTTGCAATACAGCGCGGATGATGTTATCGAGCATGAATGTTCAGGAAATCGAGCAATGTATTTTGAGTGATAATTCCTCAAAGCTGAAAAGCATAAAAGGGATCGGGCGAAAAGACTGCATTGCGGGTAATTCTGGAATTAAAAGTAAGCTGATGAAAGAAGGTATTATTCCTTCAACACTAAGCAATTTAAAGGTGAAAAACGAAGCAATGGCCGCTTTGGTAACACTTGGTTTCGTCAAAAATAATGTCGAAAAAACGCTTGATTCTTTGCTCAAAACTACTCCTTCTTCAAATGTTGAAGATTTGATCAGAAATGCACTAAAAGCGCTTTAA
- a CDS encoding T9SS type A sorting domain-containing protein — translation MQKFTRILLVVCLIFSASWANAQSLGIPAGEFQIQGLTTDVRLEAHLEVENSNNNDLFVLINCDRSLLNPAHQTYYCWALCYDTTVCNSPDPLIVAGRSTDMNSFHSYIYPNGVAGLSTITYTFFDQNNPTDQASASITFDVLTAGVNEVSKGSLSTAIPNPANSFANINYSVPALKNGKLVVYNMLGTVVKEYRLTNTQATVLLSTSELSSGVYVYSLINDGKSVSTKKLVVAHH, via the coding sequence ATGCAAAAATTTACTAGAATTCTATTAGTTGTCTGCTTAATATTCAGTGCTTCATGGGCAAATGCTCAGAGTCTGGGAATCCCGGCTGGAGAGTTTCAGATTCAAGGATTGACTACTGATGTCAGACTTGAAGCACATCTTGAAGTTGAAAATAGCAACAATAATGACTTGTTCGTATTGATCAATTGTGATCGTAGTTTATTGAACCCTGCACATCAGACATATTATTGCTGGGCATTGTGTTATGATACAACTGTATGTAATTCTCCTGACCCATTGATCGTAGCTGGCCGTTCAACCGATATGAATAGCTTCCATAGTTACATTTATCCAAATGGAGTAGCAGGTTTGAGTACAATTACCTACACGTTTTTTGACCAGAACAATCCAACTGATCAAGCCTCAGCATCTATTACATTCGATGTACTTACAGCAGGCGTCAATGAAGTATCAAAAGGATCTTTATCAACTGCAATTCCTAATCCGGCAAATTCTTTTGCGAATATTAATTATTCTGTACCTGCATTAAAGAACGGAAAACTTGTCGTGTATAATATGCTGGGAACAGTTGTAAAAGAATATCGCCTTACAAATACGCAGGCTACTGTACTACTTTCTACATCAGAACTTTCTTCAGGAGTATATGTTTACTCTTTGATCAATGATGGCAAATCGGTATCAACTAAAAAATTAGTTGTAGCACATCATTAA
- a CDS encoding Omp28-related outer membrane protein has product MKKITLILAIVMAGSSAFAQSQRLVLFEEFTQASCPPCATTNPGLNAMLDAHPSEVVSIKYQTDWPGNDVMNVHNPSEVQTRVSYYGVTGVPDGEMDGGLGFSGQPITMTYADVANRYSETSPLTIDVQFTLSPGQDSIYGYAMIRCTEGFTGGLNKAHMVVIERNIYFTNSNPPGNNGEREFEGVMKKMLPSDQGTTVPTTWAVGDSLELNYAWKLANVYDIKQLALVVFVQNNTTKEVYQAGYMRPNIANNAGIADISGINAVSCDPNITPTVMLHNFANTALTSVDINYYLDTNTPAVYNWTGSLAVDAEVAVPLPTITAGTGTHVFYATTENPNASVDEDLNNDDANTNVTVYISNVTTPVAADFVAASFPPAGFAIDNTDGDAYQWIRSIYGHNGAGSAKMRFFSANDGTIDDLYAPKMDFSNSILGAQLTFEVAHAQYNSSYIDRIQVNVSSDCGVNWTTVYDKQGAALATTTATTSEYNQPSAAHWRLETVSLDQFVGSSELLVQFRGISGFGNNAYLDNINISDGTVSVPVTLFNSGVELYPNPARNEAYLNANLAKASDLKVTLLNSLGAIAKTYTFDGVTNQILKLDLTGLAKGSYIVNVTSGEDVFNTRLNITE; this is encoded by the coding sequence ATGAAAAAAATTACTCTAATTCTTGCCATAGTAATGGCCGGCTCTTCTGCATTTGCGCAATCACAGCGTTTAGTGTTATTTGAAGAGTTCACTCAAGCATCTTGCCCACCATGCGCAACAACAAATCCGGGCTTGAATGCAATGTTGGATGCACATCCTTCAGAAGTTGTATCTATTAAATATCAAACTGACTGGCCAGGAAATGATGTTATGAATGTTCATAATCCATCGGAAGTCCAGACTCGTGTTTCTTATTACGGTGTAACAGGTGTTCCTGATGGTGAAATGGATGGTGGATTAGGTTTTTCCGGTCAACCAATCACGATGACTTATGCTGATGTTGCTAATCGTTATTCTGAAACATCACCTTTAACAATCGATGTTCAGTTTACTTTATCGCCAGGTCAAGACAGTATCTACGGTTATGCTATGATCCGTTGTACAGAAGGATTTACAGGCGGCTTGAATAAAGCGCATATGGTAGTTATCGAAAGAAATATCTATTTCACAAATTCCAATCCTCCTGGAAACAATGGTGAACGCGAGTTTGAAGGTGTAATGAAAAAAATGCTTCCATCTGATCAAGGTACAACTGTTCCTACAACTTGGGCAGTAGGTGATTCATTAGAATTAAATTATGCCTGGAAACTTGCAAACGTTTATGATATCAAACAATTGGCTTTAGTTGTATTTGTACAGAACAACACGACTAAAGAAGTATACCAGGCTGGTTATATGAGACCTAATATCGCTAACAATGCAGGTATTGCTGATATTTCCGGAATCAATGCAGTTTCATGTGATCCGAATATAACTCCGACAGTTATGCTTCACAATTTTGCAAACACTGCTTTAACTTCAGTTGATATCAACTATTATTTAGATACAAATACTCCGGCTGTGTATAACTGGACGGGTTCTCTTGCAGTTGATGCTGAAGTAGCTGTTCCGTTGCCAACGATTACAGCAGGAACCGGAACTCATGTGTTTTATGCTACAACAGAAAATCCAAATGCAAGTGTTGATGAGGATTTGAATAATGATGATGCTAATACTAATGTTACTGTTTACATTTCAAATGTGACAACACCGGTAGCGGCTGATTTTGTTGCTGCGTCTTTCCCTCCTGCAGGTTTTGCAATAGATAATACGGATGGTGATGCTTATCAATGGATCCGTTCTATTTATGGTCACAATGGTGCAGGAAGTGCTAAAATGAGATTCTTCAGCGCAAATGATGGAACAATTGATGATCTATATGCTCCGAAAATGGATTTCTCAAATTCAATATTGGGTGCTCAGTTAACTTTTGAGGTTGCTCATGCTCAGTACAATTCATCTTATATCGATAGAATTCAAGTGAATGTTTCTTCAGATTGCGGAGTTAACTGGACTACTGTTTATGACAAACAAGGTGCAGCTCTTGCAACTACTACTGCAACTACTTCGGAATATAATCAGCCATCAGCCGCACATTGGAGACTTGAAACAGTTTCATTGGATCAATTTGTTGGCTCATCGGAGTTGCTTGTTCAATTCAGAGGTATCAGCGGTTTTGGTAACAATGCTTATTTAGATAATATCAATATTTCTGATGGTACTGTATCTGTTCCTGTTACACTTTTTAATTCAGGTGTTGAGCTTTATCCAAATCCTGCCAGAAATGAAGCATATTTAAATGCAAATCTTGCTAAGGCTTCGGATTTAAAAGTAACATTGTTGAACTCACTAGGTGCAATTGCTAAAACATACACTTTTGACGGAGTAACTAATCAGATCCTTAAACTAGATCTTACAGGTCTTGCTAAAGGTTCTTATATAGTAAATGTTACAAGTGGTGAAGATGTTTTCAATACCCGCTTGAACATTACTGAATAA